The following are from one region of the Cyanobium gracile PCC 6307 genome:
- a CDS encoding SDR family NAD(P)-dependent oxidoreductase — MLIYNVGVWEANAFSEAYSFLEDPDESIATMVAINITGALMLLRRLIPRLLDSPRPQLILTGSTSGLRRSGQPEVTFGASKFALAGIADALRESFRDQRLAVTCLQLGYLNTDDGLEVAPEAAARRGGGQQIPLHDVIRIVSALLQLSPASFVRELVLTAIGDERF, encoded by the coding sequence CTGGGAAGCGAACGCCTTCAGCGAGGCCTACAGCTTCCTGGAGGATCCCGACGAGAGCATCGCCACCATGGTGGCCATCAACATCACCGGTGCCCTGATGCTGCTCCGGCGGCTGATTCCGAGGCTGCTCGACTCCCCCCGGCCCCAGCTGATCCTCACCGGGTCCACCTCCGGCCTGCGCCGGAGCGGACAGCCGGAGGTGACCTTCGGCGCCTCGAAGTTCGCCCTCGCCGGCATCGCCGATGCCCTGCGGGAGAGCTTCCGGGACCAGCGGCTGGCGGTGACCTGCCTGCAGCTGGGCTACCTGAACACCGACGACGGCCTGGAGGTGGCGCCCGAGGCGGCCGCCCGGCGCGGTGGGGGCCAGCAGATTCCGCTGCACGATGTGATCCGGATCGTCTCGGCCCTGCTGCAGCTCTCGCCGGCGTCCTTCGTGCGCGAGCTGGTGCTGACCGCCATCGGCGACGAACGCTTCTGA
- a CDS encoding phosphatase PAP2 family protein produces MHTLGPGPWLSGLLLLQTTLLAGTLAPGGPALAQAADPAAGLVLQPATYPSVLGQPPAPGSRPEPDDLAIPRWNQRSRMPAGIVHSWRFLNRNLSVFDAAVGADLARTSPLLHAGLPAFLERADGLKDPLTDAVARPRPVLSQPDLKPCLPLESSWSFPSGHATWFATASLLLVDLLPERRERLLPVGLQGGYVRAYGAMHHPSDGLAGRPLLAD; encoded by the coding sequence ATGCACACCCTGGGCCCGGGACCTTGGCTGTCCGGCCTGCTGCTGCTGCAGACCACCCTGCTGGCGGGCACGCTGGCGCCGGGCGGGCCGGCGCTGGCCCAGGCGGCCGATCCGGCGGCGGGCCTGGTGCTGCAGCCGGCCACCTACCCCAGCGTGCTCGGCCAACCACCGGCCCCCGGCAGCCGCCCGGAGCCGGACGATCTGGCCATCCCGCGCTGGAACCAGCGCAGCCGCATGCCGGCAGGGATCGTGCACAGCTGGCGCTTCCTGAACCGCAATCTCAGCGTCTTCGATGCCGCCGTGGGCGCCGACCTGGCCCGCACCTCCCCCCTCCTCCACGCAGGACTGCCGGCCTTCCTCGAGCGGGCCGATGGGCTCAAGGATCCGCTCACGGATGCGGTGGCCCGGCCACGCCCCGTCCTGAGCCAACCGGATCTGAAGCCCTGCCTGCCTCTGGAGAGCTCCTGGTCGTTCCCCAGCGGCCACGCCACCTGGTTTGCCACCGCGTCCCTGCTGCTGGTCGACCTGCTGCCGGAGCGGCGGGAGCGGCTGCTGCCGGTGGGTCTCCAGGGGGGCTACGTGCGTGCCTACGGCGCCATGCACCACCCCAGTGATGGGCTGGCGGGCCGGCCCCTGCTGGCGGATTGA